In Isosphaera pallida ATCC 43644, the sequence CGCGGGAACTGACAGAACCGATCATTCGTGAAACTCTAGAACCACTGGTCTATCATGGTCCCTCACAGGGACTGCCGCGCGAGCGCTGGAGGCTGAAATCCCCGTCGGACCTGCTCCGCCTCAAGGTCTGCGACCCCTCTTGCGGTTCAGGCGCATTTCTGATCGAAGCGTGTCGATTTCTCGCCGATCGGTTGATTGAATCCCTGCATGAAGGTAAAGAGGAAGATGGGGACGCGAAGGAACTCCATTCGACGAGTCCACGCGATCGTTTGAGTTTCGATTTGAGCCAAGCCCGCCGTCTGGTAGCCACGCGATGCCTTTACGGAGTCGATGTGGATCCGATTGCCGTGAGAATAGCACGCTTGTCGCTGTGGCTGCTGATTCAGGATCCCAGCCAACCCCTCACCTTGATGGATCACGCCATTCGTCAGGGAGACTCTCTGGTGGGACCAACCACATGGTCAGACCGGAAGGCTTGCCCACTCCACGGCTTCAGCTCGGGAATGTCGCGTCTCCGTCCATTCGACTGGGTTCAGGAGTTTCCGGAGGTGTTCACCGCTTCCAAGGGATTCGACGCCGTGGTGGGCAACCCACCCTTCATGGGAGGTCAGAAGATCACTGGGCGATTCTGCAAAGCCTATCGAGAAACGTTGATTCATTGTCTGGCTGGAGGTCGTCGCGGCAGCGCGGATCTTTGCGCCTATTTCATGCTGAGGTTGCGCGATCTGGTTCGCCCGGGAGGCCAGGTGGGGTTGGTGGCCACCAACACGATCGCGCAAGGTGACACCCGCGAGGTGGGCCTGGATCAACTTCTCGACGCGGGTTGGGTGATTCGTCGAGCGGTTTCGAGCCGCCGTTGGCCCGGGGTCGCAGGGTTGGAGGTGGTTCGTCTTTGGATGAGTCGTGGGGAGTGGAATGGTCCAATCGTGCTGGATGACCAGCCGGTGACGGGAATCTCCGCCGGGTTGTACGCTTGCGACCCGCGGGCGAGCCCTCCGCGGCGATTGAACGCCAACCGAGGACGCTCGTTTCAGGGTTCGATCGTGTTGGGCCGGGGGTTCATTCTGTCCCCGGAGGAGGCGGCCGCCCTGATGGCCCGCGATCCCCGCAATCAAGAGGTGCTTTGCCCCTACTTAAGTGGTCGAGACCTCAACAACCGTCATGATCGAATGCCCGGACGTTGGGTCATCAATTTTCGGGACTGGCCCGAAGCGCGGGCGACGTCCTATCCAGATTGTCACCGGATCGTGGTCCATCGCGTCAAGCCTGAACGTGATCGAAGCAACCGCAGAGTCTATCGAGAGCGATGGTGGCAATACGCGGAAAAACGCCCCGAACTGCTCCGCATCCTCGCCAGAATGAGCAGAGTCCTGGTTGGTGTTCTGCACACCCACCATTGGGCGGTCCATTTTTGCCCGACCCAATGGGTCTTTTCGCATGGCTTAGTCGTCTTCGCCCATGACGATTTTGCGACCTTCGCCTTGCTCAGCTCCTCGCTTCACGAAGAATGGGCCCGGCGTTATTCGGGCACGCTGGGACGCGCTCTTCGTTACGCTCCTTCGGATTGTTTCGAGACCTTTCCTTTTCCGCCGGTTTGTGACCGTTGGCGAAGCCTTCTGGCCGTGGTCGGCCAGCAGGAGGACACCCTACGGGAACAAGCTCTTCGAGAAAGGGGCCAAGGGTTGACTGCGACTCTCAACCGACTCCACGACCCCAAGGAACACGCGGCCGTTCTGGTCGCCTGGCGCGATCTGGCGGTCGAACGGGATCGCGCCGTCGCCTCCGCCTATGGTTGGGATGACCTCAAGCTGGGTCATGGCTTCCATCCAACTCCACGTGGTCTACGGTTCCTTCCAAGCGAATCGGCTCGAACGGAGCTTCTGGAACGTCTTTTGAGGCTGAACCATGACCAAGCCCGCGAGGAAATCGAGGCCGGGCTTGATGATCAACAACCAGATCCTTGGGATGTTCGATCCTGAGAGACGTGGTCTCGACCTTGCAAGATCGCAATTGGTCGCGGCGCGGCTTTGAACCCTTTGGGGACGCAAACACGCCGCCACGAGAATGTTCAAAACAAGGCTCTCAATTAGCTTGGTTTTAGATATGCTCGACTTGACTCTCGTTGGGAATGGTCATCAGCGTGGGGTCGATGTGGAACGACTGGCCGCGGGGTCCCACGAAGCGAAGGTTACCGCGGCCAAGAATGGCCTCCAGGTCGCGGAGCAGGGCGGGATCGAAGCGAATGGCGTTGGTTTGTCCGGCCTTGTAGAGAACACGGCGGTATTCAGACAGCCCCACCAGTTCGAGATACAGACTCAGCGGGCCGGGGCTGCGCGCGACGAGTTGCTTGATCCGGTCTAGGTCGGACGGTCCCAAAAGCGCGCGGGACAAGGAGAGCACCACGCCGGCTGAAAACTCAGAGGCGGCTCGCTCTAGGGGAACGAACCGACTGACGATCAACTCAGCGGGGTCGCGGCGGCGGTCGAGCGTTCCTTTGACGAACCCCAACGCATCCTCCTTGACCACCGCCTCAAGTTTGGCGAATTCCTCGGGCCAGAGCATTGCGGGCATCGAGCCGGTCAAATCCTCAAAGGTAAGCTTGGCCATGCGCGTCAGACCGGATCGACTCTTCTGCACCGTCTTAATCTGCATGGAGGCGATCATCCCGCCGAGGATGATCTCGGTTTTCTCGGGTACGTCGGCGAGTTGGTCAATCGAATGGCTGGCCAAGGCCCGGATCATAGCGGCGTGGCGAGTTAGGGGATGGCTGGACATATAAAAGCCCAGCACCTTTTTTTCCTCGGCCAATTTGAGGGAGTCAGCCAGTTCAGGAAGGTTAGGGAGATTCAGAAGCGCCGCGATCTCCTCGGACCGGCCATGAGAGTCGGTGGCGGCAGCGACTGCCGATCCGTTGGCATGACGAGAGCCGTTGCCCTGAACGTGGGCGGAACCGTTGGCGTGGGGATGACCGTTGGCGTCTACTTTGGCGGTCTTGCCGCGGAATGGTTTGGGGGGATCGTCGGCGATGGCGTCGAAGAGGTTGCGTTGACCCCGCTTGCGATCTTCCTGGGCGGTTTGAGCAGCCTGAACCAACCGAGGCAACGCCGCCAGCAACTGGGCACGGTTGCCGCCCAGGTGGTCAAACGCCCCCGCTTTGATGAGAATTTCCACGGTGCTTGAGGTTACCACCTGGGATGGAACCCGCTCCAGAAAGTCGCCGATGTGGGCGAAGGGGCCCCGCTCGTTGCGTTCCTTGACGATCGCCTCGACTGCCTTGATTCCCACTCCCTTGATCGCTGCCAGACTGAAAGCGATTTTGCCCTGATCGACCACCGCGAACTCCGCCTCGCCGCTGTTGATGTCCGGCGGCAGCACCTCGATTCCCATGCGCCGGCAGTCCTCGATGTGTTCCACCAGCTTGTCGCGCTCCGCGCCGTCGATCTCTGAGGAGAGCAGCGCCGCCATGTACTCGGTCGGGAAGTGGGCTTTGAGGTAGGCGGTTTGATAGGCCACCAGCGCGTAGGCGGTCGAATGTGACTTATTGAAGCCATAGCCGCCGAAATATTCGATCAGGTCGAAAATTTCCTCCGCCTTTTCCTTAGCCAGTCCGCGTTCGACGGCTCCAGCAACGAACTGGGCCTTGTTCTTGGCGATGACTTCGGTTTTTTTCTTGGAGATGGCTTTGATGCACTGATAGGCGGCCGAGAGTTCGATGCCTCCGAGGCGATTGAGAATCCGCATGACCTGTTCCTGGTAGACCATCACCCCATGGGTCTCTTCCAGGATTTCGCGCATCACCGGATGCGGATAATTCGGCTGTTTGCGTCCATGTTTGCAATCGATGTAGTCATCCACCATACCGCCGTTGAGTGGGCCGGGACGATAAAGCGCGTTGGTAGCGATGATGTCGTTGAAAACGTCCGGCTTCATTTTGATGAGCAGGTCACGGATGCCCGCCGACTCGAGTTGAAATACCCCTTTGGTCTCCCCCTTTTGCAACAGCGCGAAGGTGTCCGGGTCATCCAATGGCAGGTTTTCGATTCGGAAGTCCAGGCGAGGGTGACGAGCGCGGATCAGCCGCACCGCGCGATCCAGGATGGTCAGGTTGCGCAGACCCAGGAAGTCCATCTTGAGCAACCCGGCCTTCTCTACATCCCCCATATCCCATTGAGTGGTGACAACTTCCTTTTCTTTATCTTTGTTCGGTAGCTTTTGCAATGGCACCAACTCGATGAGCGGTCGGTCGGCGATCACTACGCCGGCCGCGTGAGTGCCAACGTTGCGCACCAGTCCCTCCAAGCGTCGTCCGTAGTCGAGCATCCGACCGACCTCGGGGTCCAGCTCGCCGAGACGTCGCAACTCCGGCTCCTGCTTAATCGCCTGATCCAGCGAGATGTTCAACACTTGGGGAACAAGCTTGGCGACCTGATCGACCTTGGACAAGGGAATTCCCAAGACTCGCCCCACGTCGCGGAGAACCGCGCGGGCGGCCAGAGTGCCGAACGTGCCGATCTGGGCGACGTTCTCCACGCCGTACTTGTTGCGAACGTATTCGATGACCTCGTAACGCCGTTCCTGGCAAAGGTCGATGTCGATATCGGGCGCTTCGGAGCGGTTGGGATCGAGGAACCGCTCGAACAGCAGATCGTATGTCAGGGGATCGACGTGCGAGAGATGAAGCACATAACTCACCAACGCGCCACAGGCCGAACCACGCGCCGAGTTGGGAATGCCGCGTTCGCGGGCAAAGCGGACGAAGTCCCAGACGATCAGAAAGTAGGACGCAAACCCCATGCGTAGGATGATCTCAAGTTCATGCTCCAAACGTCGCGTCGCCTCGGGGGGAGGGTTGTTGCCATAGCGTTCGACCAGGCCGCGTTGGCAAAGAGCGCGAAGGTACTCTTCGGGAGTCTGACCAGTGGGCGGCTTGAAGACAGGAAAGCGGCGGGTGCCCAGGTCTAGACCGGAATAGTCGATCCTCGCGGCGATGTCGGCGGAGCGCTTGAGGGCGTCCTCGTGTCCGGGCATCGCACGGTACATTTCCTCAGGCGACCGAATGAAAAATTCGTCGGTCTCAAACCGCATCCGCGTCGGGTCATTGAACGTCTTGCCGGTGTTGATGCAAAGCAGAACATCGTGGGCGGGAGCGTCCTCCCGCGTGAGATAGTGGGCGTCACTGGTGGCGACCAAAGGAAGGCCCATGCGTCGCGCCAGGTCGATCGACTTCTCCTCGCATTCCTTTTGAATAGCGACTCCGTTGTTCTGAATCTCAATAAAGAAATTCTCAGGCCCGAATACCTTGAGATACCAGGCGGCCAGACGCTCGGCTTCCTCAAAACGATCGTGCAACAGGAAATCTGAGAACTCGCTGGAGGCGCAGCCCGAGAGACAGATTAGGCCTTTGGAGTGACGTTCGAGAATCTCTTTGTCGATGCGGGGCTTGTAATAAAACCCTTCGAGGAATGCCTTGGAAGACAGCCGCATCAGGTTGCGGAATCCCTCAGCATCCCGCGCCAGCAAGGTCAGGTGAAACGAGGTTTCCTGGCCGTTACAGCCTCCGGGAATCTTGGAGGCGCGGTGTCCGGGCGCGACGTAGGCTTCCAGGCCGATGATCGGTTGGAAATCGGCCGCTTTGCTCTCACGCAAGAACTCCATCGCGGCATGAAGGTTGCCGTGATCGGTCACCGCCAGTGCATTCATCCCGAGCGATTTGGCGCGCGCGATCAGGTCCGGGATCTTACTGGCCCCATCTAGGAGGCTATAGTGGGAGTGGCAGTGCAGATGAACGAACGGCCTGTGCGACATCGCGTCCGGTTTCTCCCATCCCATCCCACGCCCTTGGCGTTCCATCCCTAAACCGAGTCACTTCAAGGCACGGCGACGACAAGTCGTCATCGCCAGGGTCGCCGGAGGGCCGGGTTGGCTAGTCTCGACGCTCCCACTCGACTTGGTTTGGTTCAACGTCACACGACATGGGGTGGATCATTCCTAACCCGTCCCCCGCTTGGTCGCAGCATCGTTCCCCGTTGCAAGCGTTGGGGAACGACCCGCGTGTCGGGCGATTCCTTTCAGCACCTTCAAGTTTATCCCAAATCGAACCAAGGGCCATTTCTCTCGATCGTTCGGACTAATCCCGACCACGAGGGGATCGACCCTGAAAGAGGCGTCCATACGGGGCAAAGCTCTGCTGGTCCTCGCGCCAGATGGTGGGACCGAATCGAGAGCCGGGACCAATCGGCTGCACGTCGCGGATCGGACCAGAAGCGGTTTGAGTCTCGAGCGGAGGCGGAGACTCGCAACGAGTTGCTCCCGGTTCGTCGGAACTGGATCGAATCTGAACCTCGTCGGCGTCGCGGTGGCGTGAGACGGCTGCTCTCTGCGCGGCCTTCCAAGCGCGATCCAGATCACCGCCCAGACGCCACTCATTTTGAGCCTGGATCAAGGCGTAACGATCCATCACGACCTCTTCGCCGACCACCTCCTC encodes:
- a CDS encoding Eco57I restriction-modification methylase domain-containing protein, which produces MRLLLDIAFFSTIARQELDPISETADRTTDLKRQRQHAESDQSAPPSSGGLEADEPPQIWRHPFLEDGNDWFKLLLKNNDLDHRILHLVIQAVDETVARNHPFSEAEWLGTIYEHVIDGTIHRAQEPLVELEDGEACRPVPLAELELELKTKGDSFATRSGDVSSEEDSVLWRDSDSFWNAEGDRELIRRVGPFLDRIRRDGLGRPLIVPAGSAYVTTGEIRRAQGSHYTPRELTEPIIRETLEPLVYHGPSQGLPRERWRLKSPSDLLRLKVCDPSCGSGAFLIEACRFLADRLIESLHEGKEEDGDAKELHSTSPRDRLSFDLSQARRLVATRCLYGVDVDPIAVRIARLSLWLLIQDPSQPLTLMDHAIRQGDSLVGPTTWSDRKACPLHGFSSGMSRLRPFDWVQEFPEVFTASKGFDAVVGNPPFMGGQKITGRFCKAYRETLIHCLAGGRRGSADLCAYFMLRLRDLVRPGGQVGLVATNTIAQGDTREVGLDQLLDAGWVIRRAVSSRRWPGVAGLEVVRLWMSRGEWNGPIVLDDQPVTGISAGLYACDPRASPPRRLNANRGRSFQGSIVLGRGFILSPEEAAALMARDPRNQEVLCPYLSGRDLNNRHDRMPGRWVINFRDWPEARATSYPDCHRIVVHRVKPERDRSNRRVYRERWWQYAEKRPELLRILARMSRVLVGVLHTHHWAVHFCPTQWVFSHGLVVFAHDDFATFALLSSSLHEEWARRYSGTLGRALRYAPSDCFETFPFPPVCDRWRSLLAVVGQQEDTLREQALRERGQGLTATLNRLHDPKEHAAVLVAWRDLAVERDRAVASAYGWDDLKLGHGFHPTPRGLRFLPSESARTELLERLLRLNHDQAREEIEAGLDDQQPDPWDVRS
- the dnaE gene encoding DNA polymerase III subunit alpha, with the translated sequence MSHRPFVHLHCHSHYSLLDGASKIPDLIARAKSLGMNALAVTDHGNLHAAMEFLRESKAADFQPIIGLEAYVAPGHRASKIPGGCNGQETSFHLTLLARDAEGFRNLMRLSSKAFLEGFYYKPRIDKEILERHSKGLICLSGCASSEFSDFLLHDRFEEAERLAAWYLKVFGPENFFIEIQNNGVAIQKECEEKSIDLARRMGLPLVATSDAHYLTREDAPAHDVLLCINTGKTFNDPTRMRFETDEFFIRSPEEMYRAMPGHEDALKRSADIAARIDYSGLDLGTRRFPVFKPPTGQTPEEYLRALCQRGLVERYGNNPPPEATRRLEHELEIILRMGFASYFLIVWDFVRFARERGIPNSARGSACGALVSYVLHLSHVDPLTYDLLFERFLDPNRSEAPDIDIDLCQERRYEVIEYVRNKYGVENVAQIGTFGTLAARAVLRDVGRVLGIPLSKVDQVAKLVPQVLNISLDQAIKQEPELRRLGELDPEVGRMLDYGRRLEGLVRNVGTHAAGVVIADRPLIELVPLQKLPNKDKEKEVVTTQWDMGDVEKAGLLKMDFLGLRNLTILDRAVRLIRARHPRLDFRIENLPLDDPDTFALLQKGETKGVFQLESAGIRDLLIKMKPDVFNDIIATNALYRPGPLNGGMVDDYIDCKHGRKQPNYPHPVMREILEETHGVMVYQEQVMRILNRLGGIELSAAYQCIKAISKKKTEVIAKNKAQFVAGAVERGLAKEKAEEIFDLIEYFGGYGFNKSHSTAYALVAYQTAYLKAHFPTEYMAALLSSEIDGAERDKLVEHIEDCRRMGIEVLPPDINSGEAEFAVVDQGKIAFSLAAIKGVGIKAVEAIVKERNERGPFAHIGDFLERVPSQVVTSSTVEILIKAGAFDHLGGNRAQLLAALPRLVQAAQTAQEDRKRGQRNLFDAIADDPPKPFRGKTAKVDANGHPHANGSAHVQGNGSRHANGSAVAAATDSHGRSEEIAALLNLPNLPELADSLKLAEEKKVLGFYMSSHPLTRHAAMIRALASHSIDQLADVPEKTEIILGGMIASMQIKTVQKSRSGLTRMAKLTFEDLTGSMPAMLWPEEFAKLEAVVKEDALGFVKGTLDRRRDPAELIVSRFVPLERAASEFSAGVVLSLSRALLGPSDLDRIKQLVARSPGPLSLYLELVGLSEYRRVLYKAGQTNAIRFDPALLRDLEAILGRGNLRFVGPRGQSFHIDPTLMTIPNESQVEHI